The Ferrimicrobium acidiphilum DSM 19497 nucleotide sequence ACGACTCGTTCACAGATCGTTCCTACCGTACGCCAGGCGACTCTGAGCAGTTTTGTCACCGTGGTCTTATCCATCTTGGCGCATGCCCAAGCTACCAAGTGCTCGAAGTCCCTCGTAAACCGCGACTCCCCAACTGGTCGGGCAAATGGTACTCCCTCAGTGATCACCCCGTGGGTTGGACACCGGAGTCGTCTCAGCTGGCACGAGAGCCACGTCTGGTGAATCCCGATGTCGAGGTGTCTCCATCGGGAGTCGAGCGTTCTCGTGTCATAACAGGACCGGGTCGTATAGGAGCACTTAGGGCATACCAACCGCGATCGGGTAAGCCTGAGCTTTACCAGCAGTTCGTGTGGACGAACTAAAACCTCGATGACGGTGACACTGCGAAGGCCCAGCATCTGCTTAACTAGAGAGGTAGCGCGCACGGTTCTGAACTCCTTTTTTGATGGGTTGCTAACACCAAATTTAGAGCTCAGAAACCGTGCGCGTTTCTTATGTGGCTACTTCAGCCTCAAATACCCCCACTGAACTGGGGCTATGGATCAGATCCAGGCCAAATCTATCCACATGAATGTCAATAGAGCCGTATTTAGGCACCCTGGTTCTGCTGGCGTTCGGGACCGGATCGGTGGCAGTGGCCGTTGTCGGCTTGACTATGTCTGGTCGGACCATCGTTATTTTTCAAGGCGCCGGCGGTTGGATGTTGATTGGCTGGGGTTGGGCAATTGCCGTGGTCATGGGGGTGTATGTAGCTGGTGGCATCTCAGGAGCGCACCTCAATCCGGCGGTTACATTCGCTCAAGCTATCAAGGGCAACCTACCATGGAAGAGGGTGGTTCCTTATTGGATAGCTCAGGTGCTTGGTGCGTTTAGCGGTGCGTTGATCGTCTATGCCGACTACTACAAGGCGATTGACCAGTACAACCTAGTCCATCATGTCGTCTCGCGTGGGTCGAGTGGTGGTTTGACCACCTTCTCGATCTTTGCCACCTTTTCGGCGTCGTATTTTCATGGTAGTTGGGTCGGTCCACTACTTGACCAGGTTATTGCTACCGCGTTCCTCATTCTCTTCATTCTTGCCATTAATGATGCAAAGAACATGGCGCCAATATCCAATCTGGGTCCTTTCATTGTGGGACTGGCAGTGCTGGCGATTGGGCTTTCGTTTGGCACCGGTTCAGGGTACGCGATCAATCCAGCGCGTGATTTTGGCCCGAGGTTGATGACCTGGCTTTTTGGTTGGGGAAAGAACGCCTTCCCCGGACCAGGGCAAGGTGGTTATTGGTGGATTCCAATTCTGGGACCACTGGTTGGCGCGGCGATTGCTGTCGGTATTTATAAGGTGTTTATTGAAATGACTCTCGATTATAGAGCTAAGCATGCTACCGAATTAGAAGGAACATCTGATGCAGGAAATGAAATAGTAGAAGGGATGGTCTCCAGTGACTAAGTACATACTTGCCCTAGATCAGGGCACGACATCATCAAGGGCAATTCTGTTTAACGATGCAGGTTTGCCGGTTGCGACTGGGCAGCAGGAGTTTCGTCAGATCTATCCGCAGCCTGGATGGGTTGAGCATGACCCAGAGGAGATCTGGCAATCGCAGTGGCAGGCGATTCAGAGCTGCATAAAGTCTTCTGGCGTGAGTGTGGACGACATCGCCGCAGTTGGGATTACCAATCAGCGGGAGACGACGGTGGTGTGGAATCGTCGTACCGGTCAGGCGGTCTACAACGCCATCGTTTGGCAGTGCCGTCGAACGGCAGGCATGTGCGACCGGTTGCGAGAGGCGGGCCACACAGATACTGTGCGCACCAAGACTGGACTCGTGATTGATGCCTACTTCTCAGGCACCAAGGTGGCATGGATTCTCGATAATGTCCCAGGTGCTCGAGATCTAGCCGAAAAGGGCGATCTCATCTTTGGAACCATCGATTCCTGGCTGATCAACAAGCTGACGCATCAAAAGCTACATGTGACCGACTATTCGAATGCCTCTCGTACCATGATCTACAACATTCGGGATCTCAATTGGGATGATGAGCTTCTAAAGATGTTAAATATTCCCCGATCTATGTGTCCAACCGTGGTTGACTCCTCCGGCGTTCTTGGCGAGGTAGATGAGAGTTGGCTTGGTCGATCGATCCCCATTGCGGGCATCGCTGGCGATCAGCAGGCTGCCCTCTTCGGGCAGGGTTGCTACACACCTGGATCGGCTAAGAACACCTATGGTACCGGCTCCTTTCTCTTGATGAATACCGGTAGCGAACCGGTTGCCTCGGAGCGCGGATTGGTAACCACGCTTGCTTGGGGGATAGACCATAAGGTTACATACGCGCTTGAGGGTTCGATCTTTATCACCGGAGCGGTCGTTCAGTGGCTCCGCGACGAACTCCAACTGATCAAGACGGCGGAGGAGACAGAGTCACTGGCACTCTCGGTCTCAGACACTGGTGGTGTGTACCTTGTTCCAGCTTTTGTGGGTTTGGGTGCCCCGTGGTGGGATAGCTACGCACGCGGGACCATCGTCGGATTGACTAGAGGATCGAATCGAGCCCACATCGCGAGGGCAGCTCTAGAGTCGATTGCCTATCAATCTCGTGATGTGCTTGAGGCGATGCGAAGCGATAGTCAACAGGCGGTTGACGTCTTGCGTGTTGATGGAGGAGCGATTAACAACAGCTTTCTTGCACAGTTCCAGGCCGATATCCTTGGTGTTCGTGTTGAGCGTCCGAAGGTCACTGAGACCACCGCCATGGGTGCGGCCTTCTTGTCAGGACTCGCCGTTGGAGTGTGGGAGGGGTTCGAACCTTTGACACAGGTATGGCAACGTGATGCTCTGTTTTATCCTTCGATGACCGCGTCGCATCGCGATGAGCTGGTGGCGGGTTGGAATCGTGCAGTCGGACGTTCGAAGAGTTGGATCGAGCAGTAGTTGATCATCGAAATCTAGTCTTAGTAGTGAGGTGTTTGCGATGAAGAAGATCATTGACGCGGTTGAGACGATAGTCGATCAGGCGCTTGATGGCATGGTGGTGGCTTACCCGGAGTATCTACAGCGAGTAGAGGGGACGTTGGTGCTCGCTCGGTCTAAGCCTAAAGAGACTGGTAAGGTCGGCCTTGTGTCTGGTGGAGGATCGGGACACGAACCTGCCCATGGAGGCTATGTCGGTTATGGGATGCTCGATGCGGCGGTGGCGGGAGAGGTATTTACCTCTCCTACCCCCGATCAGGTGTATGCGGGTATCAAAGCAGCCGATCGTGGTGCTGGTGTTTTGCTTGTGGTCAAGAACTATACCGGTGATGTGATGAACTTTGACATCGCTAGAGAGCTCGCCGACGCCGATGGCATCGCTACTGAAGTGGTTTTGGTAAATGATGATGTAGCAGTTCAGGATTCGCTCTACACGACTGGGCGTCGCGGGATAGCCGGGACCGTCTTTGTGCATAAGATTGCGGGTGCAGCTGCTGAGGAGGGAGCAGATCTCTCGTCTGTAAAGGTGATAGCTGACACGGTTGTCGCCAATCTTGCCTCGATGGGGTGCGCCTTGACTTCGTGCACGGTTCCCGCCAATGGAAAACCAACCTTCGAACTTGGCGCAAACGAGATGGAGATGGGTATTGGAATTCATGGCGAACCCGGGATCGAACGAGTGCCAATGATGAGTGCATCCGAGCTCACGGCATCGCTCTATCACCGTCTGGTTGCGGAACTCTCGCTTGGTGATGGCGAGCGGATTGCAGCAATGGTCAACTCCATGGGGGCAACTCCTGCTATTGAGCTGGCCATCATGTCCGGGCATCTTGCGAATCTGACCAAGAGTTCGAAGCTTTCCTTAGAGAAGGTGTTGATGGGGGAGTTTATGACCTCCCTCGAGATGGCGGGAGCCTCATTGACGCTGTTGCGTCTAGATCAGCAGAGGTCGACTCTGCTGAATGCCGCATGTGATACCCCGGCACTTAAAGTTGTGAAGCATTAGCATGGCTTCTATGGATCAGGTGGCATTTCGTCAGCTCTGGCGCCGTTTTGCTGAGTTGATTCATGAGAACAGGGAGGTCCTTAATGACCTTGACGCTGCGATTGGCGATGCAGACCATGGCTCGAACATGGACCGAGGCCTCGGTAAGGTGGTTGAGGCGTTCAATGCTAACTCAGAAGCCAGTCTGCACGCAGACGCGAAGCTGGTTGGGATGACACTAATGAGCACAGTTGGTGGTGCCTCAGGTGCGCTATGGGGTTCTGGAATGCTCAAGTTCTCCACAGTCCTCCCTGACGCAGCTGTTGTGGAGTGGTCTGGCTTCATCGACGCCCTTGACGCCTTTGTAGAGGCACTTTCGAAACGAGGTCAGGCGGTGGTCGGGGACAAGACCATGATGGACGTCTTTCTTCCTGCCATGACGGAGCTGCGCGATAGCGTCGACGTCCAGGAGGGCAGTGAGGAGATCGTCGTTGCACTTGCAGAGCATGCTAAGGGTTGGTCGGATGCGACTCGTGATTTAGTGGCCAGGCGAGGGCGGGCAGCCTACCTCGGCGAGCGTAGCATCGGCCACATCGACCCTGGCTCAGTCTCGGCTGCCCTCTGGTTCCAGGCACTCGCTGATACTGTCCGAGACCAAGTATCATGAACACAGCTCTCATTATCGTGTCTCACTCAAAGCTTCTCGCGCTTGGGGTCATAGAGCTAGTACACGCCTTGGCCGGGGATGATCTAGCGATGGTTGCTGTTGGTGGTGGAGACGAACAAGATTCGGGTGGGTTTGGCGTCAATGCGTCGATGGTACTTGAGGCCATGGCCGAACTCAGCAACGCAGACGAGATCGGAATGATTGGCGATGTTGGTTCGTCGTTTTTGGCGACGGGTGCGGCTATCGAACTCGAAGGACTCGGTGGGCGAGTGCGGATGATCGACTGCCCGATGGTCGAAGGGGCGATCGCCTGTGCAATGACGTTGTCTATGGGTGGATCTCTAGACGAGGCGATTGAGGCGGGACAACACGCCTGGGAGGTCCGCAAGCTTGGTGTCTGACCTGGGGGGTTCATCGTCCGGGTCTGGCCAGGACTCGAGTACAGAGGAGCTCCGTGGCTTTGGAGTCGGCACTCGATCGGTCTCCGGTCGCATCGTCCGAATCGGAAAGCAACCGCCGTTGATCGAGGGTCGAAACTCTGGGGAGGCCAGCGAAGGCAACGACTCAGCACAAGTGGACTCTGCCTTTGGGGATTCCGACTCGATTGAGTTCGAAGGTCGCGACGCACTCCGTTCGCGCCTAAGTGAGATGCTTGAAGTGGTTGGGATCGAACTTGAAACTCTCGGCCAGAATGCGCCGTCTGAGGTAGCGGACATTTTGGAGGCGCAAGCCATGATGGCGCAGGATCCGACTCTCGTGGACCGCTTGCTTGCGAACGTTGAGCCAGATCCGATGGTGGATGCCAAGTGCCAGCTTCAGCGAAGAAACTTGCGAGCTGCTTTCGAGAAGGTTGCGGCCGAGCTGCGATCGGTTGGAGGCTATATCGGGGAGC carries:
- a CDS encoding helix-turn-helix domain-containing protein is translated as MRATSLVKQMLGLRSVTVIEVLVRPHELLVKLRLTRSRLVCPKCSYTTRSCYDTRTLDSRWRHLDIGIHQTWLSCQLRRLRCPTHGVITEGVPFARPVGESRFTRDFEHLVAWACAKMDKTTVTKLLRVAWRTVGTICERVV
- a CDS encoding MIP/aquaporin family protein, encoding MSIEPYLGTLVLLAFGTGSVAVAVVGLTMSGRTIVIFQGAGGWMLIGWGWAIAVVMGVYVAGGISGAHLNPAVTFAQAIKGNLPWKRVVPYWIAQVLGAFSGALIVYADYYKAIDQYNLVHHVVSRGSSGGLTTFSIFATFSASYFHGSWVGPLLDQVIATAFLILFILAINDAKNMAPISNLGPFIVGLAVLAIGLSFGTGSGYAINPARDFGPRLMTWLFGWGKNAFPGPGQGGYWWIPILGPLVGAAIAVGIYKVFIEMTLDYRAKHATELEGTSDAGNEIVEGMVSSD
- the glpK gene encoding glycerol kinase GlpK, with translation MTKYILALDQGTTSSRAILFNDAGLPVATGQQEFRQIYPQPGWVEHDPEEIWQSQWQAIQSCIKSSGVSVDDIAAVGITNQRETTVVWNRRTGQAVYNAIVWQCRRTAGMCDRLREAGHTDTVRTKTGLVIDAYFSGTKVAWILDNVPGARDLAEKGDLIFGTIDSWLINKLTHQKLHVTDYSNASRTMIYNIRDLNWDDELLKMLNIPRSMCPTVVDSSGVLGEVDESWLGRSIPIAGIAGDQQAALFGQGCYTPGSAKNTYGTGSFLLMNTGSEPVASERGLVTTLAWGIDHKVTYALEGSIFITGAVVQWLRDELQLIKTAEETESLALSVSDTGGVYLVPAFVGLGAPWWDSYARGTIVGLTRGSNRAHIARAALESIAYQSRDVLEAMRSDSQQAVDVLRVDGGAINNSFLAQFQADILGVRVERPKVTETTAMGAAFLSGLAVGVWEGFEPLTQVWQRDALFYPSMTASHRDELVAGWNRAVGRSKSWIEQ
- the dhaK gene encoding dihydroxyacetone kinase subunit DhaK; the encoded protein is MKKIIDAVETIVDQALDGMVVAYPEYLQRVEGTLVLARSKPKETGKVGLVSGGGSGHEPAHGGYVGYGMLDAAVAGEVFTSPTPDQVYAGIKAADRGAGVLLVVKNYTGDVMNFDIARELADADGIATEVVLVNDDVAVQDSLYTTGRRGIAGTVFVHKIAGAAAEEGADLSSVKVIADTVVANLASMGCALTSCTVPANGKPTFELGANEMEMGIGIHGEPGIERVPMMSASELTASLYHRLVAELSLGDGERIAAMVNSMGATPAIELAIMSGHLANLTKSSKLSLEKVLMGEFMTSLEMAGASLTLLRLDQQRSTLLNAACDTPALKVVKH
- the dhaL gene encoding dihydroxyacetone kinase subunit DhaL, which translates into the protein MDQVAFRQLWRRFAELIHENREVLNDLDAAIGDADHGSNMDRGLGKVVEAFNANSEASLHADAKLVGMTLMSTVGGASGALWGSGMLKFSTVLPDAAVVEWSGFIDALDAFVEALSKRGQAVVGDKTMMDVFLPAMTELRDSVDVQEGSEEIVVALAEHAKGWSDATRDLVARRGRAAYLGERSIGHIDPGSVSAALWFQALADTVRDQVS
- a CDS encoding PTS-dependent dihydroxyacetone kinase phosphotransferase subunit DhaM, with amino-acid sequence MNTALIIVSHSKLLALGVIELVHALAGDDLAMVAVGGGDEQDSGGFGVNASMVLEAMAELSNADEIGMIGDVGSSFLATGAAIELEGLGGRVRMIDCPMVEGAIACAMTLSMGGSLDEAIEAGQHAWEVRKLGV